The Elgaria multicarinata webbii isolate HBS135686 ecotype San Diego chromosome 15, rElgMul1.1.pri, whole genome shotgun sequence sequence GTGGGAAAAGcccacttctcccccaccccacccaccccagatctgGTGCATTTTCTGGCTAGCACAGCAAAGCACAGCCCGTCCTCCCAAGTCGGCGAGCGAAAAGTCTGCTCGGCCAAATGACCTGTTGCAGATTGCGAAGGTTCTCAGCCGAGTGAAGTTAAAAACAGCCCGCTGGAAAGGCAGCCTTGGAGCAATCCGTTATACTCACAGCCCCAAGGCCTGTGTACTTTTTCAGACATCAGATTTAGAAAGAGCGACTGCCTTTCGTTGCATAGCTGGCTGCAGGGGAATCCAGTAAGGCTCTCCGAGATACTTCCCAGAAAGCTGGCCTTGAAGGCATTCatctaaaatggaaaatgttttaaagtgtgcatttatttatttattttgaagtgaAAGATTTGGTCCAGTGAGTAAGATGAGGATGTTTCCGAAGCAGCCGCCATGCGCCCTCTGGCTCGCTTTGAGGATTCTCTCAGAGAGAGCCAGCTCTGAGCTGCATCggctgtgaaaagaaaagaaaaggggggggtccttcctcagagccaggcacgGTGGGAGTGAAAATCACCTGCAATACGGGAACACggcctagagtagggtgaccaactgtcaggatttccccggatttgtcctggtttttgttctttccttggtgtcaggggggattttctataattttcaataatgtcctggaatgacacaccttcccctttaaggctgccattagcatggcaggagggagtgacatgctttcttgaggcacatcattcccccaccccgagctccaattgaggtcttaaaggggaaagtgggtcattcgtggacattatagaaaaggccccaattggagtggatggtggtggtgcagaatgaaatcctttcccctcctccactccaatcgggttctttaaggtggcgggggaataacgtactttctgcaggactcagaaagctgcttccccacacacacactaggtgtcctcttttttggtttcccaaatatggtcaccctagcctagagTGActcagggggagtctacaccagccgtttattgcaggactgttaTCACAGTCATCCCTAATGGGCCAcgtgacattcacctgctcccgcggTGATCATGGCTCCACCTCTCCGTTTCCCCAGAACATCCCTGACTGGTTTTTCGTCTCTCGCACGTCCGTTTGGAAGAACATTTGTGGTGTGCTCCCACCTttgcgaggtcgttgctgtttgtcgtgagttccaggctcagcgaacagccagtcagctgtgaggggtgtgtgcatgggtaatGGAGGCGTGTGGGAGTGGACATGTCCACCATTttcgccacatgttttggatgggtatcgtcgtgttttaccaccaagtgtacttggtttttttttaatacaatacaggagcacatatttgacagagtttgtatctccacacacacacacacacacactccatgtgttgctgcacattGGCGCTCATGGGCTTCCCTCatgagtcattttttaaaaacaacacctctGCCCCACACCCATCTCCCTAGCCTGTCCCACTTCTACCGCTATACATGCACAAGTGCCATaacggggcacacgtgctcctgcaatggcactcctgtaattgtggtAAACATCAGTCCCATGTGCCCCGTGAGCGCTGGTCgctttccccggatttgtccgggtttttgttctatcctgggtgtcaggggggattttctgtcaTTTCCAATAATGTCTGGGagtgacacactttcccctttaaggctgccattagcgtggAAGTCGACAGAGGAATCAGGCATTTTGAGTGGGGACGTCTAACACTTGGAAAGCCCACTGAAAGAATGTGAGGATTAGAAGTTCCCACTCGAAACACCAGACTGATTTTCGGAGTGATCTTGTAAGTATCTTTATTCAGTGGCTGGCTTCACACAATCAATgggggctattattattattattattattattattattattattattatttattacatttatataccgcccgatagctgaagctctctgggcggtttacaaagattaaaaacagttaacattaaaaagaaatatacaaaatttaaaaccataaaaagcataaataaaaacaaacaaacgaaagcagaaaatatccatttaaaacaaccattctggggtcagttaaaaaactcagcatatgctgttacatgcctgggagaagagaaaagtcttgacctggcgccgaaaagataaccatgttggcaccaggcgagcctcgtcggggaggtcattctttgaatgtttttaatttttgtgaaccacccagagagctccggctattgggcggtatagaaatgtaataaataaataaataaattccataattgtggggccaccactgaaaaggcccactccCTTTTTGCCAACTACCCTGTGTGGGTTGTTTCCCCTGCTTACGCGCATGGCACTCCCTTAATTACCTGCGCTGCCTTGCAGGTGGCTGTATTATCCAAATCTGGAGTGCAGCATGGCTTCTTATCTACCCCACAACTCCTACGACGAGCCGTGGTTTGTGGGATGGGTTAGACGCCACCCTACCATAGAGAGCGCTGTATTTGAATGAAATGGCAACCCAcaaggcaggggcggggggggggggggagggaaaccatGCATACTGCATAGTTTCCCCCCACTGATCGTACAAACCCAGCTACTGGTTCTTCCCAAActtgggcccctccagatgtgttggactatgacacatctggggttgtagtccaaaacatctggagggcatcaggttttaGAGACGGTGTTCCTCTCCACACCCCTCACTTTCTTGACTCCTGACTTGCCTCATTTCACTCCTTTGATAGGGCAGCCCTTTCCCCGTGTGCTTAGATGTGTGAGAACAACAGCGCTGGTGGAAATGTTCCTTCCTATTGTCTTCTGTAAACGGTATGTACTGGCCGGCCTCCCAATGGCCTGTCAGCGCTTTCAGGGATTTGTAACTTCTTTGGTCAACGAACAGAGGAAACTCTATACTCAGTGTGCTCAAAGGTTCAAACGTTGGCCACGTGTTATGATTGAAAGGGAAACTTAATTGTTCCCATATTACtattcctcttcttctttgttttgttctAGCTACATCGCATTGCTTTCTTCTCCCTGTGGTCACACTACTGTTGCCAGCGCAGTTACGTGTAGAGCAGCGGAGGTCCCAATGCTGAGAACAGATATTAGCGTAGACAAATAATCCTCAAATTGTGCCACCACCGGGAGAGAATGGTTTGTGTGCTGCACGAAATGGATTCATGAATGAATGACTTGCCTAATAGAACCAACACAGAGAGGAGGCTCCCTGCTGTATCTCTGCATGATTCCGTGCTCTGGCTATGCCTCATTccaatcagcctccactggttggccactgcgtgaacagtaagaacataagaacacaagaagagccctgctggatcagaccaagggtccgtctaatccagcactctgttcacacaggggccaaccagccatcggccagggataaacaagaaggacatggtgcaacagcaccctcccacccatgttccccagcaactggtgcacacaggcttactgcctcaaatactggagatagcacacaactatcagggctagtagccattgatagccttcgcctccaggagtttatccaacccccttccaaattggtggctgtcatcttgtgacagtgaatttcataatttatctatgtgctgtgtgaagaagtacttctttttatttgtcctggatctcccatcaatcagcttcatgggatgaccccactgggttctagtgttttgaaagagggagaaaaatgtagtcTAGTCCAACAGtgttggtctagatggacccttggtctgatcttcttacgttcttctgtGGGTGGCTAATTTCACTGCATCTCTAGGTAACCCTCCTGAAGTTGCTTCCATGTCATcacatgcaggtgtgtgtgtatggtgtgtgtgcAATACCTCATCCATACTTGAATGTCtagcattttccaagcaagcacccaACGCTACACCCTCCCAGGTCCCACAAACTCTTTTAATATCCCTGCTCCAGTGAGAGTGAACTAGCGAAGGGCACTGAACACTGGATCTGTCCTATGacatattacttcaacatccctCCCCCAAAGCACTGGGACTCAAGAGCCATTCACTGTGATTAGAGGCTAGCACTGTCAGACACCCTCTCCTCAATCTATCCATATAAGGATATAGATTGGGGAGAAATGTATCAGTTTTGGGAGACACACTGGGCTGGCTCACCCAATCACTGAAGGTTAAACAAGCCATCAGGTTCAGTTGTCACAAATGGCTGCCCCCGGGCTGGTAATTAGGAAAATCACATCCTACACATGCTATCAGACGCAGCAGATTAAACAATTCATAGTGGTTTGTTTAACCCTTagtgatttatttacttttatttttttatttattattgcatttatatcccgccttttttcctccaaggaacccaaggtgcgtacataatcctcctcctctccattttatcctcacaacaacaactctgtgaggtgggttgggctgagagtctgtgactggcccaaagtcacccagtgggtctccatggccgagtggggactagaacctgaatctcctgactcccagtccgacactctagccactacaccacactggctctctgattgtgtgaaccaggtcactatctgtGGCTCTTTCTACACtgtccttttttcctgggatcgtccctgtgcgtccaaataatgcacaggggatgtAGTGGCCAAagtcagcatggtgtagtggctaaagtgtcagactgggagtcgggagatcctggttctagcccccacttggccatggaaacccactgggtgactttgggccagtcacagactctcagatcaacctacctcaaagaggataaaatggagaggaggagggttatgtacgccgccttgggttccttggaggaaaaaaggtgggatataaatgcaataataaataaaataaacgggggatcccaggagcaggcagggacaatccctccattttcccaggataacaagccaccctgtggaaaatgttctgggttcagacaacacgctaacccacagttcaacaaataacccacgattcaacaataacccataTTCAGCCACTGggtgtgggttagtatgttggGTGAACCCAGtctcttttttactttttattttttttattaacaatacactaatacaatactacagtaacaacaacaagaatttttttttaaaaaaaattaaaacataatacataaatttgaataaccttataacatttctaatttaatattctTAACATCATTCCATTACATAAAgtgcacctccccccaccccgggatctattcctgtttccaaaatctcattgattcttctgggtGAACCCAGTCTCTGTGTCCCTCCAAATCCTGAATCTTTAGGAGTTTTCAGATTCGGATTGGTTCTGCTTCAGAGGACTCCGTTTTTATTCAGACATCTCCTAAATCTGTCCGAATCAGTTCAATTAAGTTCAGGATTTGGCTGAATCtgaagcacatccctagtgcaaaCTCACTGTGCACCTTTCTCTCATAATACCGGAACCTGGAATACCCACTGACTGGCGGTAGACTCTAGGATGACATAAGGCATAAATCCGTTATGAGACACACTGACTGTTTTCACTGGGGACTGTAACTCAGGGTGAtaaagcacttgctttgcatgcaaaaagtcccaggctCATTTCCCAGTCTGAAACTACAGAGGGCCTTTTCCAGTCAGTGAAAGCAATACTGACCAGGATGGACCCATGATTTGACGCAGCACAAGGCAATTTCCTTTCTTGACTAGGCATCTTTCTGTGGCATCACTCCTGTGCTGCAAATAGTAGCTTGATCGCTGGGCGGTCTGGGAAGAAAGTTCATTGCCAGTTGTTCCAAGCTGGAGAAACTCGACACAGTGTGAATGGCCAGGTTGTGTTGCACTACATTTCGGAGCGGAGCAGGGAGGACAATGCTGGACTCCCTTGAGGAGCCTGTCCACAACTTGTTGCCTGCAGTCAAAAGGAACATggctttgagcttttctacatgagcaatttattgcacgctcatgattggctactcacGGAAATTTGCGGGgcatttacatgatgctgtcaacctccagaacCTCTCCCACACTTCCCCCCaataatctcactttaaaaaaaaaaaaaaaaaaagagataatgcagtatttaaaataatgacAGGATTAATTCttccactagatggtggtgtttcgTTTGACTTTATGGAAGTTAAATGAGGGGAAGTTTTgcattacaaatcatgtggttgccATTGGTCACcttctaaagaagcccatagtgaacatggaaagacctGAGAAAAAAACACCTGGTAAAAGTTcagttttttttccttaatgtagagaagcccttgtCTGTTTTAGTACAGTTTAGTGCAGTCTTCTggcttttattgcattttgctTTCCTGAAGGTTGCCAAGAGATAGCTTATCCTTacaataaaatatttcaaaactaCATCTTGTATCTCGGACACTTCAACCTGGACTTTTCCCACTCTTGTCTGTAGATACATGATACACAAGTTTTTATTGTCACCATGACCCAAACATTGGCCAAGTTGTCAAAAGGaaagctgcaaaaaaaaccaaaggtTTTCGAGATTTAAAAAAAGTAGGAGGGAAATTTTAAATCCAAATAAAGGAGGTTTGTTCAGCTCCATAGAGATGAATGAGAGGCACACTGAGCTGTGATTTTCATAGTCAAGTCATTTCTTGCTAGTAAAGCTAATGGAGTTTACCTGGCTTTATTgggactctctctttctctctttctttcttttaaaaataggcaaGGTAAGCACCTTTTGCTTGCTTGTGCATCAACGTAAAGAACAGGAAGCGGATGGAAGTGAAGCTGCATTGCCAATGAATCACTGTGATCTTAGATAAACTCACAACAATTCCCTTCAAATTATTAACTACAGCTGCATGCCTCTGCATGAATAAAGCTTGGAGTTGAATTGCTCCTGGCAAATAATCTTTTTCATATTTGATTCACTGCACAGCCTGCCTCATTGCAAGGGCTTAAGACAGATAACAATATGCATGCACGCCCCTGGGGTAATAcacgttgggttggatccaggatctgccttcggCAGGAGGAATAGCTCTGCTTATGGAAGGCCCCTCTTCCTAATTTATTGGTAGAAGAGTTCAGAAACTCTAACATCTGCTCCCAGGAGTGGTGGGCACTATTACAGATTTTCTGGGTTGGTATCAAATTGTATGTGTTAAGCTTTCtactagggtggccctatgaaaatgaggacagggctcctgcatctttaaagttctttagaaaagggaatttcagcaagtgtcatttgtatgcatgcagcacctggtgaaattccctcttcatcacaacagttaaagctttaggagccctgccctcttttgtatctggtcaagagtgcagggctcctgcacctttaattgttctgatgaagagggaatttcaccaggtgctgtatgcatacaaatgacacctgctgaaattcactttgctatgcaactgttaaagatagaggaaccctgtcctcattttcatatggtcaccctggtagAAAGCCTAACACCTACAATTTGATAACAAACCCAGAAGATCTGTAATAGTGCCCACCACTCCTGGGAGCAGATGTTAGAGTTCCTGAACTCTTCCACCGATAAATCAGGAAGCGGGGCTGGTGAGAAAACGGAGGGCTGAGCAAAAATATCAGCCTGAAAATCTTCACCTAATTCTTAGGCAGTGAAAATTGGGAgagtttcccccaccaccaccaccaccacaagtggAAGTAACGCAGAGCTCCTCAGTTGGCAGCATGGAGACCATTTTTAGATTGTCCCCCCATCACAATATGGGGAGAAATGGAAGAGAATATCAAACAAAAATTGTCCTCTCTTTTTGAATGGGTGTGTGAAAAAAAACATTATCAGAAACATCTTTTCTGAAAAAGTTTGAGTCAGCTctttacttaaaaaaagaaaggaacaggagtcttggatactggtggtagcatatagccatcaggaccaatggcgattagtcctgatggctatgtgttacctccaatatccaaggcagtaagcctatatacaccagttgctggggaacatgggtgggagagtgttgttgctcttgtatcctgcttgtgggttcctgttacaacagctggttggtcactgtgtgaacagagcgctggactaggtggacccttggtctgacccagcatcagggctcttaagTTTTTCTGGTCCTTTTTCAGcagcacactaaaccatgattttTAAGGGTTTTGAgagtatggcttagtgtgtcatgtgaaccatacctaaccatggtggctagataaccacggtttaaacatgctgactAACTACTCGCTGCAAAAAGGTTGGTGGCATAaccattgcttagtgtgttggCTGAACTGGCCCTCTGAGTCCATCATGACTTAGGAAAACAACCTGGGTGCTGTATCTTTCAAGCACCCACCATCTGGGACATTATACATATAGTCTCATCcatttaatgcaggggtgggcaaccttttttctgtctagggcagcattcatagaatcatagaaaagcagagttgggaggggcctacaaggccatcaagtccaacccccttctcaatgcaggaatccaccctaaagcatccctgacaggggcATCCCTCATGGGCATCTTCTCATGGGCATCTTCTCTAGGGTCACATGTTGGCAGCAGGTGGAGCTGAAGCCAGCAGTAAGTAaagccagagcccaaagtgggtgagttaccctttttctctttctgccacaccCCATTTCTCCATCCCTGCCTTCCTTGCTGTGCAGCTAATTCCAGAAGGAAGCCTGAACTATTCATGTGCAGTGGGTTTTTGAACTTAGGCCAATGCCTACAAGTGGAAGTGGCTCCCCCCTGATTTATGTTGTACCTAGTTCACGTAGCTAGCTATCACATGGTGATGGCTACTGGCAGATGGTCCCACGAACAGGCATTAAGTGTACACAGAACGACCACAATCCAATACAGAGGCAAGTACATGTTTAGTCCACTGTTTTCAGTGCACTTAAAGATACTTAACTCtctgttggattgtggccattaTGTACATGCACTGCAATGTTCCAGTTCATTAGGCACTTTCAAGTCAGACCCGGCTGGTGCTGAATGAGTCATTCATTCCAAACTTGAGTACTGTCCTAGATAAAATTAGAACTACTTCTCTCCAACATGCCAATGCAAGAGAAGCGAGAGGAAGTCTTGGTATTTCTCTTTTTCAAGGCGAGCTCTTAAAAAGGCTTGCTGTGCACGTTTTCAGTGTGGTGAAATTGGAATGGGGAAGATCCATCTGTGAAGAGTGCATATTGGCTAGAACCTGTGAAGTCAACACTTCCTGTTTCCAGAGCAGTTTTGCAACTGTgtttaagatgtgtgtgtgtgtttattttcctTAAAAGCGCAAAGGACGATTGTAAAAATGAATAAACATATATGTAACACCTACAGAATTAGAGTAGGGAGGGGAAGCGGGCTGCCTGCTTGAAACATGGAGAAGCAAGACACATGGCTAAAGCAGAGTTTGATTTGTTGATAGGAATATCTGTCTGTCATGCCAGTTAGGACACTGAGCTCACACTGTGGACGAAACTCCCAGCTAAAGTTTCTCGTTTTGTCTGAGAATGCCTGTCTTTGAACTTGGTGACCATTTTTAACCAAAGGGTCGAAATTCCAAGCGTGGCCATCCATCATGGCTTCCTTTTCAGAAAGGAATTCTTTCACACAAAAGGATGCTGGCAGAGAAAGGCCATAAATAGGTATAAATATCAATTGTCTGGTTACTTCTTTCCCCTCCGCTGGTACCAGGGGATACATCAGAGCATTGTGGTTGCCCTCCCTTTCGAAGACAAGGCTTGCTTGAGCCTCCTTTTCAAATCCTGCATGTTGGGGGACTTGGGCCGGACGAGATGGAGCCCTCTGCGCTTCTCCCCGTTGCAACCCCCGATCAGCCTGCTCATCTCCTGGCACAGCTGCTTAAAGGCCTCGTGGACCCCTTCGCAGTTCTCCCGTGCGGACACTTCGGAGTACGTGCAGCCCAGCTCGTTTGCCAGCTGGCGGCCTTCTTTGGCAGACACTTGCCGGGCTCGGAGCAGGTCCGCTTTGTTGGCCATGAGCAGCAGCGGGATGTTGGCGTTGGGGTGGATCTTCCGAATATGCTGGTGCAAGGGCCGGATGGCACGGTAGCTCTCGTAGTCCGTGATGGAGTAGACAAACACAAAGCCATCGGCCCAGTAGATGGACCGGTTTATCTGTTCCTGGCAGCAGATGGTGTCATTCTCGTCCTGCCATCGAAaatccaggagggaagaggttaAGAtgccgttaaaaaaaaaagtcaggtgtGTTTCCTATTTAGAGGTGCGACTACCTTTGACCCATCTCtaggtcagggatggggaaccaccAGCCTATGGGCCAGATCTGGCCTGCAAGGGTTTCCCATCTGGCCTACCAGTTGTCTGACCAAGGtcctttcccctctcccaggTCTCACCCAATGCTCAGCACTAGAGAAAGGCTGCCTTTGTCCAGCACTAAGAGGGGAAACCCCagtcttatctctgatcagtggtTGGAGATAAGAGCGGGTTCCCcagttcaataaataaataaatcaatgaaaCAAAAGACTTACAGAAAAGAATGTCCACAAGGCAAATGCAGTGACTAGAAAATTCATTTTGTTATATCTGATCTCAGGCAAGAATGAAATGGACCCAATAACCAAAATGAAATGAGACATAATGAAAACTAGATGCCTAGCGaggttgcttcttcttttttttcttttttaaaaaaggaaatgtttccttaataatttcattttaatcATACACAGAAATAGTTACTGACGCTGCACTTTTCAGACAGCAGCTCATCAGCCAACAACCTCCTTATCTCCTCACTTTTGGCTTTCTCTTTCCAAGAATAACATTTTAGGCAAAATTATGTGCCTGAGCGAGTCCTTGGAACTTCACAACACCATGAGAAAATGCCATTCCTGCAGTAGCTCAGTCTATGCCAGAAAATCTCTACCGACCTGGATCCAAATGAAAATCCGTATTACCGCACCCTTTGGCTGGAGACAAAGGGTTGGatgcaatgttagtcctacttaaaacaGCCGCTGGATTTAAGATAATTTTGGATACAACCGAAACTCTCTTTTTTTCTAGAGAGTTTAAAAATGGTGCGATGGAGACACTGCTGTTCTCTACTCAAAACATTTTAGTCCTGTGTTTGCCTGTAATGTGTGATTTTCCTCTTTAAAAGTTTGATGCTGGAGATTATCATGTTAATCAGAGCTAAAAATAGAATGACAGGAAGACCCTGCTACCATGGACTCATTTGTAAAATGACAGAGCTGGGGCTTAAACCTTCCTGGAATGCAGGTTCTATAATCCTTCAGGTGTGGGCTGTGACTCGAAATTTTCATTATCAAGGGAAATGGACTCTGCAGATGGTCAGAAGCACTTTCCCATCAGACAAGTCCTACATGATGTTCTTGAAGCTAGTGATGTAGAGATTATCCCTGCTGTTGAAAACTGGCTCCGGGGTTGAGCCGTCTCTGATGAGCCCTGATTCCTGCCCTTAGTGGGGACACACAGTagttgttttggggtggggttcaGGGTCCCACTGTCATCTCTGCTCAAATAGGTTTTGCAGGCCTGTGAAATGTTGCCATAGTGATGAATGCAGCTCCATGGCAACTGTGGCAGCCAATCAGGGCTTCAGTAGGACCCCTAGTTGTGCTGCCTACAAATATGGACTAGCATAGAAGCAGTGACGGCTAGTGGCTCCAGTGTCGGTGGGATGGTAAATCCGtgccaggtt is a genomic window containing:
- the LOC134409114 gene encoding ras-like protein family member 11A-like — protein: MRFIAWNTMSQYSTNFLLVPIPEYPVLDCVPNKIIKLVVLGSSGVGKTALIVRFLTKRFIGDYEANTGALYSRKFTIDGEQISLQVQDTPFVSLEDENDTICCQEQINRSIYWADGFVFVYSITDYESYRAIRPLHQHIRKIHPNANIPLLLMANKADLLRARQVSAKEGRQLANELGCTYSEVSARENCEGVHEAFKQLCQEMSRLIGGCNGEKRRGLHLVRPKSPNMQDLKRRLKQALSSKGRATTML